A region of Thermodesulfobacteriota bacterium DNA encodes the following proteins:
- a CDS encoding CoA pyrophosphatase, translating to MRLIQGECLTYQHTIEELERIINGRKTVKASREGIFTPASVMLILRPEENDYSLLFIKRPENSEDVFSGHMAFPGGKMKEEDGSKLETAIRETFEETGINLRESGRVIGELDDFNPNNPRGSHYIVTPYVAFLTKDTEIRPNEEVAEIIWIPISHLKNEKNVEVRIVEKQKMQIKDFVFYYRDYVIWGITARVLHKFLSIAGNLF from the coding sequence GTGCGTCTCATCCAGGGTGAGTGTTTGACTTACCAACACACTATAGAAGAGTTGGAAAGAATAATTAACGGCAGAAAGACCGTTAAGGCGAGCAGAGAGGGGATATTCACCCCGGCCTCGGTGATGCTAATACTGAGACCGGAAGAGAACGACTATTCGCTACTTTTTATCAAGAGGCCGGAGAATTCTGAAGACGTATTTTCCGGACATATGGCCTTTCCCGGAGGGAAGATGAAGGAGGAAGACGGCAGCAAACTAGAGACTGCTATACGTGAAACTTTTGAGGAAACCGGGATAAACCTGAGGGAAAGCGGGAGGGTTATCGGCGAATTAGACGATTTCAACCCGAATAACCCCCGGGGCAGTCATTACATCGTCACCCCCTACGTGGCCTTCTTGACAAAAGATACGGAGATAAGGCCGAATGAAGAGGTAGCCGAAATCATATGGATCCCTATCTCCCATCTCAAAAATGAGAAAAACGTAGAGGTCAGGATAGTGGAGAAGCAAAAGATGCAGATAAAAGATTTCGTTTTTTACTACCGGGACTACGTGATTTGGGGAATAACGGCAAGGGTTCTGCATAAATTTCTTTCGATAGCCGGAAATCTTTTTTAG
- a CDS encoding cupin: MAEESKKRTGIIRTVEKPWGYEIWWALTDKYVGKILHINKGHSLSYQYHKVKDETIYLHTGEMILEIEEVGKPRVTLRILPGEAIRITPLTKHRMTAVEDCDVLEVSTPEVEDVVRLEDKYGRS, translated from the coding sequence ATGGCCGAAGAAAGCAAAAAGCGTACAGGTATTATCAGAACGGTGGAGAAACCATGGGGTTATGAAATATGGTGGGCTTTAACGGATAAATACGTCGGAAAGATCCTTCATATAAACAAGGGCCACAGCCTGAGCTATCAATACCATAAAGTAAAGGATGAAACTATTTACCTCCACACCGGCGAGATGATACTGGAGATCGAGGAAGTGGGAAAACCCAGAGTAACATTGAGGATTCTGCCGGGAGAAGCTATAAGGATTACACCCCTTACCAAACATCGCATGACCGCGGTCGAAGATTGCGATGTTTTGGAGGTATCCACTCCGGAAGTGGAAGACGTGGTTAGACTGGAGGATAAATACGGGAGGTCATAG
- the purD gene encoding phosphoribosylamine--glycine ligase, whose protein sequence is MKVLVIGGGGREHALCWKIRQSPLVSRVYCAPGNAGISRHAECVNIKVSDIDGLVRFTRAEEINLTIVGPELPLAFGITDRFLEEKLRIFGPTKAAAEIESSKVFAKNLMRKYKIPTAFYSTFYNFEDAVRWVKEVKPPLVVKADGLAAGKGVVICRTEKEAVETLDAMMRSKIFGEAGDRVVIEEFMEGEEASFLAFTDGDTVLPMESCQDHKALLDGDQGPNTGGMGAYSPAPVVTAEVRQKIMERIMIPAVNALKEEGRKYKGILYAGLMIKDGEPSVLEFNCRFGDPEAQPLMVRMKSDIVPLINAVIDERLSGQVIDWKDESSVCVVMASRGYPGDYKKGIEIKGIKNVEVIDGVFVFHSGTAFENGKIVIDGGRVLGVTALGSTISEAINLAYKAVEKIDCEVLYYRTDIGKKALKHL, encoded by the coding sequence ATGAAAGTCCTGGTAATTGGTGGAGGAGGGAGGGAGCACGCCCTATGCTGGAAGATAAGGCAGAGCCCTCTTGTCAGTCGGGTCTATTGCGCACCGGGAAACGCCGGTATCTCCAGACACGCAGAGTGTGTGAATATCAAGGTCTCGGATATTGACGGACTGGTACGCTTCACCAGGGCTGAGGAAATCAACCTGACTATAGTAGGCCCGGAACTGCCGCTGGCATTCGGCATAACCGATAGATTTCTGGAAGAAAAGCTCAGGATCTTCGGGCCGACGAAGGCGGCGGCGGAGATAGAAAGCAGCAAGGTGTTCGCCAAGAACCTTATGAGAAAATACAAAATCCCCACAGCATTCTACTCCACGTTCTATAATTTTGAGGATGCGGTGAGATGGGTAAAAGAGGTCAAGCCGCCTCTCGTGGTAAAGGCAGACGGGTTGGCCGCCGGAAAAGGAGTGGTAATATGCCGGACAGAGAAAGAGGCGGTGGAGACCCTTGACGCTATGATGAGGAGTAAAATTTTTGGGGAGGCCGGGGATAGAGTGGTTATAGAGGAATTTATGGAGGGGGAAGAGGCCTCATTTTTGGCCTTCACCGACGGAGATACCGTGCTTCCCATGGAGTCTTGCCAGGACCACAAGGCCCTTTTAGACGGAGACCAAGGACCAAACACTGGAGGAATGGGTGCATACTCCCCTGCCCCAGTGGTTACGGCAGAGGTACGCCAGAAAATCATGGAAAGGATCATGATACCGGCTGTGAACGCCCTCAAAGAAGAAGGCCGAAAGTACAAGGGTATTCTCTATGCAGGGCTGATGATTAAAGACGGAGAGCCCAGCGTCCTGGAATTTAACTGCCGGTTTGGGGACCCGGAGGCACAGCCCTTGATGGTAAGGATGAAGTCAGACATAGTCCCTTTAATCAACGCGGTTATAGACGAGAGGTTATCCGGACAGGTAATCGACTGGAAGGATGAATCGTCCGTTTGTGTAGTGATGGCTTCGCGCGGCTACCCCGGTGATTACAAAAAGGGGATTGAGATCAAGGGTATTAAAAACGTAGAAGTCATCGACGGAGTCTTTGTTTTTCATTCCGGGACTGCTTTTGAGAACGGTAAAATAGTGATAGATGGGGGAAGGGTGCTCGGGGTTACTGCACTGGGTAGTACGATCAGCGAGGCCATTAATCTAGCTTACAAAGCGGTCGAAAAAATAGATTGTGAAGTGCTCTATTACCGAACAGACATAGGAAAGAAAGCACTCAAGCATCTTTAG
- a CDS encoding single-stranded DNA-binding protein, whose product MRGVNKVILIGNLGRDPEIRYTTSGQAVANFTMATTDVRTNKDGNKVESTEWHRVVAWGRLAEICGEYLSKGKTVYIEGALRTRSWEDKEGKKRWTTEVVARNMQILSPAGERADSTSATAEGLVDDFEVGDEPFGSDDDVPF is encoded by the coding sequence ATGAGAGGAGTAAACAAAGTAATTCTAATTGGCAACCTGGGACGAGACCCAGAGATAAGATACACCACCAGCGGTCAAGCCGTGGCTAACTTTACCATGGCTACGACTGATGTAAGGACGAACAAAGACGGCAACAAAGTAGAGTCAACGGAGTGGCATCGCGTTGTCGCCTGGGGAAGGCTGGCGGAAATATGTGGTGAGTATTTATCCAAGGGGAAAACGGTTTATATAGAGGGAGCTCTCAGAACCCGTTCCTGGGAAGACAAAGAGGGGAAAAAGAGGTGGACGACAGAGGTTGTAGCCCGAAACATGCAAATACTAAGCCCCGCCGGAGAGAGAGCAGATTCAACTTCCGCCACCGCTGAAGGACTCGTTGATGATTTCGAGGTCGGCGATGAGCCGTTTGGCTCGGATGACGATGTTCCTTTTTGA
- the glmU gene encoding bifunctional UDP-N-acetylglucosamine diphosphorylase/glucosamine-1-phosphate N-acetyltransferase GlmU, translating into MDVAVIVLAAGKGKRMKSILPKVIHPILGRPMISYVLDAVMKINPKKIALVVGHGAEKVKGVVADKHVEWVLQEEQLGTGHAASCARKVLAGFKGNVLILNGDFPLITPKTLKNFITGHNKSRASVSILTAILDDTEGYGRVVRSQKGEVLRVVEEKDATPSEKKLKEINSGAYCVESPFLWRALERIGAGNKQGEYYLPDVVNIASSQGKKVKGFVVADNRELLGVNTRADLAEAEEILRRRINHSLMLSGVTMVCPESTYISPNVSIGTDTVIRPYTFIYGHTRIGKGCVLGPSVWIEDSKIGNEVTIKFSSYITGADIEDKVTIGPFAHLRPQTKILSGAKIGNFVEVKKSRIGLNSKVPHLSYIGDATVGAGVNIGAGTITCNYDGFQKHETLIEDQVFIGSDTMLVAPLRVGRGATTGAGSTITKDVPPGALAIGRARQVVIENWKRKPKDKKERE; encoded by the coding sequence ATGGATGTCGCTGTGATTGTTCTTGCCGCGGGCAAGGGTAAAAGGATGAAATCCATACTTCCGAAGGTAATACACCCCATTCTGGGGCGTCCGATGATAAGCTATGTCCTGGATGCGGTAATGAAAATAAATCCTAAAAAAATAGCGCTCGTCGTCGGACACGGTGCAGAAAAAGTCAAGGGGGTAGTTGCCGATAAGCACGTGGAGTGGGTTCTACAGGAAGAGCAACTGGGAACCGGCCATGCCGCCAGTTGTGCCAGGAAGGTGTTAGCCGGGTTTAAGGGCAACGTACTTATACTAAACGGTGATTTTCCCCTTATTACCCCCAAGACCTTAAAGAACTTTATCACCGGCCACAACAAAAGCAGGGCCAGCGTGTCCATTCTCACCGCTATTCTCGACGATACCGAAGGGTATGGACGGGTGGTAAGGAGCCAAAAGGGTGAAGTCTTAAGGGTGGTAGAAGAAAAAGATGCTACCCCTAGCGAAAAAAAACTAAAAGAGATAAACTCAGGCGCTTATTGTGTCGAATCTCCTTTTCTCTGGCGAGCGCTTGAACGCATCGGAGCCGGGAATAAACAAGGGGAGTATTATCTTCCGGATGTGGTCAACATCGCTTCCAGCCAGGGGAAAAAGGTAAAGGGTTTCGTCGTAGCCGATAATAGAGAGCTACTGGGAGTGAATACCCGAGCCGATCTGGCAGAGGCCGAGGAAATCCTCAGAAGAAGAATAAACCATAGCCTCATGCTGTCCGGCGTGACAATGGTATGCCCGGAGTCTACCTATATCTCCCCAAACGTTTCAATCGGAACCGATACGGTGATTCGTCCTTACACATTCATCTATGGCCATACTAGGATAGGAAAAGGATGCGTCTTAGGCCCGTCGGTATGGATCGAGGATTCAAAAATAGGGAATGAAGTCACCATAAAGTTCTCTTCGTACATAACCGGTGCCGATATCGAAGACAAGGTAACTATAGGTCCGTTCGCCCATCTCCGCCCCCAGACGAAAATACTTTCCGGGGCTAAGATTGGAAATTTTGTGGAGGTAAAGAAATCGAGAATCGGGCTCAATTCCAAGGTTCCTCATCTCTCCTACATCGGGGACGCCACCGTGGGAGCAGGTGTAAACATAGGGGCGGGGACAATTACCTGCAACTATGACGGCTTCCAAAAGCACGAAACCTTGATTGAGGACCAGGTCTTCATCGGAAGCGACACCATGCTCGTTGCCCCACTAAGGGTAGGCCGGGGAGCCACCACCGGTGCAGGTTCAACCATAACCAAAGACGTCCCCCCCGGGGCGCTGGCAATAGGAAGGGCGAGACAGGTAGTAATCGAAAATTGGAAAAGAAAGCCAAAGGATAAGAAGGAAAGAGAATAG